One window from the genome of Nicotiana tomentosiformis chromosome 5, ASM39032v3, whole genome shotgun sequence encodes:
- the LOC104118069 gene encoding uncharacterized protein, translating to MTSAVNGECHGIVEEPKGGQVKTHIPLHVSTSHRGLISNDNSQNHSQGSNLAIPKRLRFLNFGTLGSPSAKFQQIADERDEFSRTVPSSSSLHLRQRLSRLFSRKIDWTSLCKMCKEWFRNPLNIVLFIWIVCVAVSGAILFLVMTGMLNHAIPKKSQRDTWFEVNNQILNALFTLMCLYQHPQRLYHFVLLMRWRPEDISRLRKIYCKHGTYKPHEWTHMMVVVGLLNLNCFAQYALCGLNLGYRRSERPAIGVGLSISVAIGAPAIAGVYSMLSPLGKDYDTELDEEAQLQMTAAESSASSQLRRKSLERRFSFASDEGRILETRPQWSGGILDFWDDISLAYLSLFCSFCVFGWNMERLGFGNMYVHIATFLLFCMAPFWIFNLAAVNIDNDSVRGALGLTGIFLCLFGLLYGGFWRIQMRKRYNLPPYNTCCGKPSVADCALWLFCCWCSLAQEVRTGNSYDIVEDKFYMKQDESIAPLPREDVLYRSTQGSPNSSPPPIVKNEIMTPPAPSIIQREDV from the coding sequence ATGACATCTGCTGTCAATGGTGAATGCCATGGTATTGTTGAGGAACCTAAGGGTGGCCAAGTGAAGACTCATATACCTCTGCATGTTTCTACATCTCATAGGGGACTCATAAGTAATGATAATTCTCAGAACCATTCCCAAGGTAGCAATCTTGCTATTCCCAAAAGGCTAAGGTTCCTCAACTTTGGTACTTTGGGCTCTCCATCGGCAAAGTTTCAGCAGATAGCTGATGAAAGAGATGAGTTTTCTCGAACTGTACCTTCTTCTAGCAGCCTTCATCTCCGTCAACGCCTTTCTAGGCTGTTTTCACGGAAAATTGATTGGACGTCTCTTTGCAAAATGTGCAAAGAGTGGTTCAGAAATCCGCTGAATATTGTACTCTTTATCTGGATTGTATGCGTAGCCGTTTCTGGTGCAATTTTATTTCTTGTGATGACAGGGATGTTGAACCATGCCATCCCTAAGAAATCTCAGAGGGATACGTGGTTTGAAGTGAATAACCAAATCCTTAATGCACTGTTTACTCTGATGTGTCTGTACCAACACCCACAAAGACTCTATCACTTTGTTCTTTTAATGCGATGGAGGCCAGAAGATATTTCCAGGCTGAGAAAGATTTACTGCAAACATGGCACTTATAAGCCCCATGAATGGACACACATGATGGTGGTTGTTGGGTTACTTAATCTCAACTGTTTTGCTCAATATGCTCTGTGCGGCCTTAATTTGGGTTACAGGAGGTCAGAAAGACCAGCTATTGGGGTAGGATTAAGTATCTCAGTTGCAATTGGTGCACCTGCCATTGCTGGAGTTTACTCTATGCTCAGCCCTCTTGGAAAAGATTATGATACTGAGTTAGATGAGGAAGCACAACTTCAGATGACAGCTGCTGAGAGCAGCGCATCTAGCCAACTGAGAAGAAAATCATTGGAAAGAAGATTTTCTTTTGCATCAGATGAAGGAAGAATTCTTGAAACTAGGCCACAATGGAGTGGAGGCATTCTTGATTTTTGGGATGACATTTCTTTGGCATATCTCTCTCTGTTCTGCAGTTTTTGTGTTTTTGGTTGGAATATGGAGAGACTTGGGTTTGGAAACATGTATGTTCATATTGCAACTTTTCTTCTCTTCTGTATGGCTCCTTTCTGGATCTTCAATTTGGCTGCTGTTAATATTGACAATGATAGTGTCAGGGGGGCGCTAGGACTTACTGGAATTTTCCTTTGTCTATTTGGGTTACTATATGGTGGCTTTTGGAGGATTCAGATGAGAAAACGATACAATTTGCCTCCTTACAATACTTGCTGTGGTAAACCTTCTGTTGCTGATTGTGCACTATGGCTTTTCTGCTGTTGGTGTTCTCTTGCACAGGAAGTAAGGACTGGAAATTCCTATGACATTGTGGAggataaattttatatgaaaCAAGATGAAAGTATAGCTCCATTACCTCGTGAGGATGTGCTATATAGATCCACTCAAGGTTCTCCCAACTCCTCTCCACCTCCAATAGTGAAAAATGAGATAATGACACCGCCTGCTCCTTCGATTATACAAAGAGAAGATGTGTAG